The Cellulophaga sp. L1A9 genome window below encodes:
- the thiC gene encoding phosphomethylpyrimidine synthase ThiC codes for MKSKDTAPKNEKLTTQPFPNSKKIYVAGKLHPQLKVAMREIALSDTKDSLTGKLRPNEAVTVYDTSGPYTDPSKSINVHQGIDRIREQWILDRGDVQQLNSFTSEYCNQRLNDKSLDHMRFSLLKKPMRAQEGKNVTQLHYAKKGIITPEMEYIAIRENQRMEEMTEIAKQHKGEHFGASIPNKITAEFVREEVARGRAVIPSNINHPEAEPMILGRNFLVKINANIGNSAVTSSIEEEVEKAVWACRWGADNIMDLSTGQNIHETREWIIRNSPVPVGTVPIYQALEKVNGVAEDLTWEIFRDTLIEQAEQGVDYFTIHAGVLLRYVPMTAKRVTGIVSRGGSIMAKWCLAHHKESFLYTHFEDICEILKQYDVAFSLGDGLRPGSIADANDEAQFAELETLGELTKIARKHEVQCFIEGPGHVPMHMIKENMEKQIELCDEAPFYTLGPLTTDIAPGYDHITSGIGAAMIGWFGCAMLCYVTPKEHLGLPNKQDVRTGVITYKLAAHAADLAKGHPGAQHRDDALSKARFEFRWEDQFNLGLDPELAREYHDETLPADGAKVAHFCSMCGPKFCSMKISQEVRDFAAEHDIVDNEVIQKGMDEKSKEFKEKGSEVYL; via the coding sequence ATGAAAAGCAAAGACACCGCACCAAAAAACGAAAAGCTAACGACACAACCTTTTCCAAATTCAAAAAAGATTTATGTAGCAGGTAAATTGCATCCACAATTAAAAGTGGCCATGCGAGAGATTGCATTGAGTGATACCAAAGACTCACTTACAGGCAAGCTTAGGCCAAATGAAGCGGTTACTGTTTATGATACTTCCGGACCTTATACTGATCCGAGTAAATCTATTAACGTGCATCAAGGTATTGATAGAATCCGTGAACAGTGGATTTTAGACCGCGGAGATGTACAGCAATTGAATAGTTTTACATCTGAATATTGCAACCAACGCTTAAATGACAAGAGCCTAGACCATATGCGTTTTTCGCTATTGAAGAAACCAATGCGCGCTCAAGAGGGTAAAAATGTTACCCAATTACACTATGCTAAAAAGGGAATTATAACCCCGGAGATGGAATACATCGCTATTCGTGAGAATCAGCGTATGGAGGAAATGACGGAGATAGCAAAACAACATAAAGGCGAACATTTCGGTGCATCCATACCCAATAAGATTACCGCAGAATTTGTGCGGGAAGAAGTAGCTAGAGGTAGAGCTGTAATTCCGTCAAATATCAATCACCCAGAAGCAGAACCAATGATATTGGGACGTAACTTTTTGGTAAAAATAAATGCCAATATCGGTAATTCTGCCGTTACCTCTTCTATTGAAGAAGAAGTAGAAAAAGCCGTTTGGGCATGCCGTTGGGGAGCAGATAATATTATGGACTTGTCTACGGGACAAAATATACATGAAACACGAGAGTGGATTATTCGTAACTCACCAGTACCGGTAGGAACAGTGCCTATTTACCAAGCACTAGAAAAAGTAAACGGCGTCGCAGAAGATCTTACTTGGGAAATTTTTAGAGATACGCTTATAGAGCAGGCAGAGCAAGGGGTAGATTATTTTACCATTCATGCAGGTGTTCTTTTGCGCTATGTGCCTATGACTGCTAAACGTGTTACAGGCATTGTTTCTCGTGGTGGATCTATTATGGCAAAATGGTGTTTAGCGCATCATAAAGAAAGTTTCTTATATACCCATTTTGAAGATATTTGCGAAATATTAAAACAATATGATGTCGCTTTTTCTTTAGGAGATGGATTGCGCCCTGGTTCTATTGCAGATGCTAATGATGAAGCGCAATTTGCAGAATTAGAAACTTTGGGAGAGTTAACGAAAATTGCACGCAAGCATGAAGTTCAATGCTTTATAGAAGGCCCTGGTCACGTTCCAATGCATATGATTAAGGAAAATATGGAGAAGCAAATAGAACTTTGTGATGAAGCTCCTTTTTATACCTTAGGACCTTTAACTACGGATATTGCTCCAGGTTATGACCATATTACCTCAGGTATCGGTGCTGCAATGATTGGCTGGTTCGGCTGTGCAATGTTATGTTATGTAACGCCAAAAGAACATTTAGGATTACCCAATAAACAAGATGTACGAACGGGAGTAATTACGTATAAGTTGGCGGCACATGCAGCCGATTTAGCAAAAGGACACCCAGGAGCGCAGCATAGAGATGATGCTTTATCAAAAGCACGATTTGAGTTTAGATGGGAAGATCAGTTTAATTTAGGTTTAGATCCCGAATTGGCGCGTGAATACCATGATGAAACCTTACCAGCAGATGGTGCAAAAGTGGCGCATTTTTGTTCTATGTGCGGACCAAAATTTTGTTCCATGAAAATTTCGCAAGAGGTAAGAGATTTTGCTGCGGAACATGATATTGTAGACAACGAAGTGATTCAAAAAGGAATGGATGAAAAGTCCAAAGAATTTAAAGAAAAAGGATCAGAAGTGTATTTGTAA
- a CDS encoding thiamine phosphate synthase: MIVLIAPEEDIANEIEILHQLFEEGLAYFHFRKPNKSYQEHCDYLDLVEKKYHNRIVVHYFHELVNAYNLKGIHFQEQKRIDHIDNPGQYFKPLDMYGKTISSSFHDPEVLAACGFEFDYHLLSPVFSSISKKGYEGKGFDVNSIEKRIIGMGGVTKDNIAEIHQLGFKGVGVLGGIWNSVSPVTAFKAMQAYYSKNKNNI, translated from the coding sequence ATGATAGTTCTTATAGCACCAGAAGAAGATATTGCTAATGAAATTGAAATTTTACATCAGCTCTTTGAGGAGGGTTTAGCCTATTTTCATTTTCGTAAGCCTAACAAAAGCTATCAAGAGCATTGTGATTATTTAGATTTGGTAGAGAAGAAGTATCACAATCGTATCGTCGTGCATTATTTTCATGAATTAGTAAATGCCTATAATTTAAAAGGTATTCACTTTCAGGAGCAAAAAAGAATAGATCATATTGATAACCCCGGACAGTATTTTAAACCGCTTGATATGTATGGGAAAACGATTAGTTCTTCTTTTCATGATCCTGAAGTGTTAGCCGCTTGTGGGTTTGAGTTTGATTATCATTTGCTGAGTCCCGTTTTTTCTTCCATCTCTAAAAAAGGATATGAAGGCAAAGGTTTTGATGTGAATTCTATTGAAAAAAGAATCATAGGTATGGGCGGTGTTACTAAAGACAATATTGCGGAAATACATCAGTTGGGTTTTAAAGGTGTGGGCGTTTTAGGAGGAATTTGGAATAGCGTATCACCCGTAACAGCGTTTAAAGCAATGCAAGCATATTATAGCAAAAATAAAAATAATATATAA
- the thiE gene encoding thiamine phosphate synthase, whose protein sequence is MQLPSLHYISQGETPQEHLKNIKSACTAGAALVQLRLKNLSPKKVLKFASEAKEITDHYQTRLIINDHYRIAKEIKADGVHLGKTDTCPSIARKYLESWQIIGGTANTISDCNTLIAKGVDYIGVGPYHFTKTKEILSPILGLEGYVALLKNLKTSIPIIAVGGITLNDVPEILKTGVYGVAVATAITNDFNTITLFKKILENSDIEEQVWKPKQNL, encoded by the coding sequence ATGCAATTACCCAGTTTACACTACATATCTCAAGGAGAAACACCACAAGAGCATTTGAAAAATATAAAAAGTGCTTGTACAGCAGGAGCAGCTTTGGTACAATTAAGGTTAAAAAATTTAAGTCCTAAGAAGGTTTTAAAATTTGCAAGCGAAGCCAAAGAGATCACAGATCATTACCAAACGCGATTAATCATTAATGATCATTATAGAATAGCAAAAGAAATAAAAGCAGATGGTGTTCATTTAGGAAAAACAGATACGTGCCCTTCTATAGCGCGGAAGTATTTAGAAAGTTGGCAAATTATAGGTGGCACAGCAAATACGATTAGTGATTGTAATACGCTAATTGCAAAAGGGGTAGATTATATCGGTGTAGGACCTTATCATTTTACAAAAACAAAGGAAATTTTGAGTCCTATTCTTGGGCTTGAAGGTTACGTAGCGCTGCTTAAGAATCTAAAAACAAGTATTCCAATTATTGCTGTTGGAGGTATAACGCTTAATGATGTTCCTGAAATTTTAAAGACAGGAGTTTATGGTGTTGCTGTAGCAACAGCAATTACCAACGACTTCAATACCATTACACTTTTTAAAAAAATATTAGAAAATTCTGATATTGAAGAACAGGTGTGGAAACCAAAGCAAAACTTATAA
- a CDS encoding thiazole synthase, which translates to MIDLLQIADKTFTSRLFTGTGKFSSATKMKEAIIASESELVTVALKRVDFESESDNILSYLTNDSINLLPNTSGVRTAKEAIFAAQLSREALQTNWIKLEIHPDPRYLLPDPIETLKAAEELVKLGFVVMPYIHADPVLCKRLEDVGVQCVMPLGAPIGSNKGIKTEDFLKIIIAQSNVPVIVDAGIGAPSHAAYAMELGADAVLVNTAIAVSQNPVAMGIAFKMAVEAGRMAYLAKLAPIKEQAEASSPLTSFLNEL; encoded by the coding sequence ATGATTGATTTACTTCAAATAGCAGATAAAACATTTACTTCAAGACTATTCACTGGTACAGGGAAGTTTTCAAGTGCTACGAAAATGAAAGAGGCGATTATAGCTTCTGAGAGTGAGCTGGTAACGGTAGCTTTAAAACGTGTGGATTTTGAAAGTGAATCTGATAATATTTTGAGTTATTTAACCAATGATAGCATTAATTTATTACCGAATACTTCTGGAGTCCGTACGGCCAAAGAAGCTATTTTTGCTGCCCAATTGTCTAGAGAAGCTTTGCAGACAAACTGGATAAAACTAGAAATTCACCCAGATCCCCGTTATTTATTGCCTGACCCGATAGAAACCTTAAAAGCAGCCGAAGAATTAGTGAAATTGGGTTTTGTAGTCATGCCTTATATTCATGCCGATCCTGTTTTATGCAAACGATTAGAAGATGTGGGAGTACAATGTGTAATGCCGCTTGGGGCGCCTATTGGTAGTAATAAGGGAATAAAAACGGAAGATTTTTTAAAAATAATTATCGCGCAAAGTAATGTACCTGTGATTGTAGATGCAGGAATAGGTGCACCATCACATGCGGCGTATGCTATGGAACTGGGGGCCGATGCTGTTTTAGTAAATACAGCAATTGCAGTTTCGCAGAATCCTGTAGCAATGGGGATTGCTTTTAAAATGGCAGTCGAGGCGGGGAGAATGGCCTATTTAGCAAAACTTGCACCTATCAAAGAACAAGCAGAAGCAAGTAGCCCATTAACATCCTTCTTGAACGAACTTTAA
- the thiH gene encoding 2-iminoacetate synthase ThiH, producing MSFKTIFEQYDWSTLEKEIYQVTTAEVALVLQKEKIALEDFKALISPAAKPFLEQMAQRSNQLTKKRFGNTMQMYIPMYLSNECQNICTYCGFSMTNKIPRKTLTDPEILKEVAKIKSLGYDHILLVTGEANKTVGVAYIKHAIELIKNNFSNISMEVQPLDQEEYETLIDAGLYAVLVYQETYHEATYKVHHPKGKKSNFHYRLDTPDRLGKAGIHKIGIGALFGLEDWRVDSFYTALHLRYLQKTYWKTKYSISFPRLRPFEGDVAPKVEMTDADLVQLICAYRLLDEDVELSMSTRESEKFRDNIINLGITSISAESKTNPGGYSVEPASLEQFEISDERSTAEIKSMIQSQGYEVVFKDWDKAYS from the coding sequence ATGTCTTTCAAAACCATATTTGAGCAATACGATTGGAGTACCTTAGAAAAGGAAATCTACCAGGTTACCACAGCTGAGGTTGCGCTAGTACTTCAGAAGGAAAAGATAGCATTAGAAGATTTTAAGGCTTTGATATCTCCTGCGGCAAAGCCTTTTCTGGAGCAAATGGCACAGCGAAGCAATCAGCTTACTAAAAAACGCTTTGGAAATACCATGCAAATGTACATTCCAATGTATTTATCAAACGAATGTCAGAATATTTGTACGTATTGTGGCTTCAGTATGACGAATAAAATTCCGCGAAAAACCTTAACGGACCCTGAAATTTTAAAAGAAGTAGCAAAGATTAAAAGCTTGGGGTATGATCATATTTTATTGGTTACAGGAGAAGCAAATAAAACGGTAGGTGTAGCATATATCAAACACGCTATTGAATTAATAAAAAACAATTTCTCGAACATTAGTATGGAGGTACAGCCTCTAGATCAAGAGGAATATGAAACTTTGATTGATGCAGGTTTGTATGCTGTTTTGGTGTATCAAGAAACGTATCATGAAGCCACCTATAAAGTGCATCACCCTAAAGGAAAAAAATCAAACTTTCATTATCGTTTAGATACTCCTGATCGATTAGGAAAAGCGGGTATTCATAAAATAGGAATCGGTGCTTTATTTGGATTAGAAGATTGGCGTGTAGATAGTTTTTATACGGCTTTGCATTTACGGTATTTGCAAAAGACGTATTGGAAAACGAAGTATTCTATTTCTTTTCCAAGATTGCGTCCTTTTGAAGGTGATGTAGCTCCGAAAGTAGAAATGACAGATGCTGATTTGGTACAATTAATCTGTGCGTATCGTTTGCTTGATGAAGATGTAGAGTTATCTATGTCTACACGAGAAAGTGAAAAGTTTAGGGATAATATTATCAATTTAGGCATCACTTCTATTAGTGCAGAATCTAAAACCAACCCAGGAGGGTATAGTGTGGAGCCGGCATCGTTAGAGCAGTTTGAAATTTCAGATGAACGCTCTACAGCAGAAATAAAATCTATGATTCAATCTCAAGGATATGAAGTTGTTTTTAAAGATTGGGATAAAGCCTATTCTTAA
- a CDS encoding LD-carboxypeptidase, with amino-acid sequence MKSRRNFFTNLLGISTASLLPFSVFANARQPKINLTAIKPKRLKKGDTIGLIAPGYAVKPEVLEKAKETLIKMGFIPFHTARILWNHGYFSNTDEERAADVNDMFANPNVAGILCARGGYGCTRIMHLLDYELIKNNPKVLIGFSDITALANGIYSETGLITFHGPVGSTLDDDYSIQQLENVIIHPENQLLIKNAVLKDDELLNNPEFDRYNITSGKATGKLVGGSLTLIIALIGTPQEIDFTNAIVFIEDVEEAPYRIDRMLTQLIEGATFKNAAAIMIGVCNGCDKPAASGSFTLKEVILDRLKPLNIPAAYGMSFGHVKNNFTLPIGINATFDADKMTVKLLEKAVL; translated from the coding sequence ATGAAATCTCGCAGAAACTTCTTCACTAATCTCTTAGGTATTTCAACAGCCTCGCTCCTGCCCTTTTCCGTTTTCGCGAATGCACGGCAACCCAAGATAAATCTGACCGCTATAAAACCCAAACGCCTTAAGAAGGGAGACACCATAGGTTTAATAGCTCCTGGTTATGCGGTGAAACCAGAAGTACTGGAAAAAGCAAAAGAAACGCTGATTAAAATGGGCTTTATTCCGTTTCATACAGCACGTATTTTATGGAATCACGGTTATTTTAGCAATACCGATGAAGAACGCGCTGCTGATGTCAATGACATGTTTGCCAACCCAAATGTAGCTGGAATTTTATGTGCACGTGGCGGGTATGGCTGCACCAGAATTATGCACCTTCTGGATTACGAGTTGATTAAAAACAACCCGAAAGTGCTTATTGGATTTAGTGATATTACTGCTTTAGCAAATGGAATATATTCCGAAACAGGACTTATTACTTTTCATGGCCCGGTTGGGAGTACTTTAGACGATGACTATTCTATCCAACAACTAGAAAATGTTATCATCCATCCTGAAAATCAGCTTTTAATTAAAAATGCTGTCCTTAAAGATGACGAACTTCTAAACAATCCGGAGTTTGATCGGTACAACATTACTTCAGGAAAGGCTACAGGTAAATTGGTTGGCGGAAGTTTAACGCTCATAATAGCTTTAATTGGTACTCCCCAGGAAATAGATTTCACCAATGCCATTGTCTTCATAGAAGATGTGGAAGAAGCTCCTTACCGAATAGATCGTATGCTCACGCAATTAATTGAAGGTGCTACATTTAAAAATGCAGCCGCTATTATGATTGGGGTTTGCAATGGTTGCGATAAACCTGCTGCATCAGGAAGTTTTACACTGAAAGAAGTTATTTTAGACCGCCTTAAACCTTTAAATATCCCTGCTGCATATGGTATGAGTTTTGGCCATGTGAAAAATAATTTCACACTGCCTATTGGGATCAATGCCACTTTTGATGCTGATAAAATGACGGTAAAGTTACTTGAAAAAGCAGTTCTTTAA
- a CDS encoding aldo/keto reductase: protein MKEILLNDGNKIPIVGFGTYKATEQEGIEAVKFALENGYRLLDTAAKYNNEEAVGKGIKLSGVPREDIKVTTKLWRENLSYEETMSEFEISLKKLQLEYIDLYLIHWPANAKNYDNWQHANAEAWRAMEDLQTEGKIKSIGVSNFWPEHLEALFKTARVLPAINQIEFHPGYWQPEVTWFCKVKNITVQSWSPLGRGEILNNNTLKSIAQNHNTTVAKVCLRWVTQHNVVVIPKSTTKERIIENIDIFDFDLTLEEIQQINEIPKLGYSGEHPNLWPEREE from the coding sequence ATGAAAGAGATACTATTAAATGACGGAAATAAAATACCAATTGTAGGTTTTGGCACCTACAAAGCAACGGAACAAGAAGGCATTGAAGCTGTAAAATTTGCATTAGAAAATGGCTATCGCTTACTAGATACTGCCGCAAAATATAACAATGAAGAAGCCGTTGGTAAGGGTATAAAACTAAGTGGTGTTCCTAGAGAGGACATAAAAGTGACCACCAAATTATGGAGAGAAAATCTCTCCTATGAAGAGACAATGTCTGAATTTGAGATCTCTCTAAAAAAACTACAATTAGAATACATAGACCTTTACTTGATTCATTGGCCTGCAAATGCTAAAAATTATGATAATTGGCAGCATGCAAATGCCGAAGCATGGCGCGCTATGGAAGATTTACAAACTGAAGGAAAGATAAAGTCTATTGGGGTCAGTAATTTTTGGCCAGAACATTTAGAAGCACTTTTTAAAACAGCACGGGTTTTACCTGCCATTAATCAGATAGAATTTCACCCTGGATATTGGCAACCAGAAGTAACTTGGTTTTGTAAAGTAAAAAATATCACGGTACAATCATGGTCGCCTCTTGGCAGAGGTGAAATTTTAAATAATAACACGCTGAAATCTATTGCTCAAAACCATAATACCACTGTGGCAAAAGTTTGTTTACGCTGGGTAACACAACATAACGTTGTTGTCATCCCTAAATCCACTACAAAAGAACGTATCATAGAAAATATTGATATTTTTGATTTTGACTTAACCCTTGAAGAAATTCAACAGATCAATGAAATTCCGAAATTAGGGTATAGCGGTGAACATCCTAACTTATGGCCCGAAAGAGAAGAATAA
- a CDS encoding toxin-antitoxin system YwqK family antitoxin, with amino-acid sequence MKNICFSILMFGTSLFAYGQGSSPILPPLFLNSLFVEVKITNGIIIYNYNYKNKKIENNEYSIYLIIDDKENEEVTDILEEESDFTFGKMTDYISTGYFLNNRKNGIWKTTFNEKIVKKENWNHGLITGDYQVYNTKNKILYSTSFGKSGNGVYKDYYYKSGKLKEEGRYKNGKKEGEWCTYLENGTLLKQIDYTDGNPDTE; translated from the coding sequence ATGAAAAATATTTGTTTTAGTATTCTAATGTTTGGCACTAGTTTATTCGCATACGGCCAGGGAAGCAGTCCCATTCTTCCTCCTTTATTTTTGAATTCTTTATTTGTAGAAGTTAAAATAACTAATGGCATAATTATTTACAACTATAATTACAAAAATAAAAAAATAGAGAATAATGAATACTCCATATATCTTATCATTGATGATAAAGAAAATGAAGAAGTTACAGATATTCTTGAGGAGGAATCAGACTTTACCTTTGGCAAAATGACTGATTATATATCAACTGGTTACTTTCTCAATAATCGGAAAAATGGCATATGGAAAACAACTTTTAATGAAAAAATAGTTAAAAAAGAAAATTGGAACCATGGCCTTATAACAGGTGATTATCAGGTATACAATACCAAAAATAAAATACTATACAGCACATCATTTGGTAAATCTGGAAATGGCGTATATAAAGACTACTATTACAAATCTGGTAAATTGAAAGAAGAGGGGCGCTACAAAAACGGTAAAAAAGAAGGAGAATGGTGTACGTATCTAGAAAATGGTACATTACTTAAGCAGATAGACTATACAGACGGAAATCCAGATACCGAATAA
- the tssD gene encoding type VI secretion system tube protein TssD → MVKAKLLIDGLDINVLKFTYRFNQQLDPYGQPHQEPVFLGITLTVESQTNLNLGSWSADPDLTKQLELHIPPVDERTKIRKLYLFDCYLTNWSNNFSSSGIDPKTETIHISAGGVKESGSTTEYSAHWRVTFPPPETPKVQEEITEEEDELDLVFIAKLERLSNYQGEFGFDWMRKSYETEAISENYDKLKKEYNPLEINGLEYFTPWLSMFPKQENVKLKLNIIELFSTVKDTDIIKFQEKKGIKFEPNELKISEAHGAEITISCNSPLTQNTTISFLDKNDNEVGKINLFRNANHEQLHFNITPIRILRSTSIEIDKNIIEDKIDLGFGDVNKNLEDDLENLENYLNTKSLNQALLQCKIGEVVDIIIDEENWIANDLIITNGTAFKGDNLLTYFEIELKEQQPIAFKNKGIFIFLCPLINVDDDESIEKGAPAYANLRDIDSKNLVMFEPNLGNKESFAHEISHVAGLEHSFKERRDLTPLEIIKYNKRKNAIDTNFDTIIKSGKHTKQEIAALWKPYSVEMRRINSMLYTLNRNQYKFKKTETENFMDYANNRKSFWKFQWKALQDDIIKFYIK, encoded by the coding sequence ATGGTAAAAGCTAAGTTATTGATTGACGGTCTTGACATAAATGTATTAAAATTTACTTATCGCTTCAATCAACAATTAGATCCTTATGGGCAACCCCATCAAGAACCAGTTTTCTTAGGAATTACATTGACCGTAGAGAGTCAGACTAATCTAAATCTAGGTAGTTGGTCTGCTGATCCGGATTTAACAAAACAATTAGAGTTACACATTCCTCCAGTAGACGAAAGAACAAAAATTCGTAAACTTTACTTATTTGACTGCTACCTCACCAACTGGTCAAATAATTTTTCTTCTTCAGGTATAGATCCTAAAACAGAAACTATTCACATAAGTGCTGGAGGTGTGAAAGAATCAGGTTCCACTACTGAATATTCGGCACATTGGAGAGTAACATTCCCTCCACCTGAAACGCCAAAAGTACAAGAAGAAATAACAGAAGAAGAGGATGAATTAGATTTAGTGTTTATAGCTAAACTTGAAAGATTGAGCAATTATCAAGGAGAATTTGGATTTGATTGGATGCGAAAATCTTATGAAACAGAAGCTATTTCTGAAAACTACGACAAACTTAAGAAAGAATACAATCCACTAGAAATAAATGGTTTAGAATATTTTACTCCATGGCTAAGTATGTTCCCTAAACAAGAGAATGTAAAGCTAAAACTGAATATCATAGAATTATTTAGTACGGTCAAAGATACGGACATCATAAAATTTCAAGAAAAAAAAGGAATAAAATTTGAACCCAATGAATTAAAAATTTCGGAAGCACATGGCGCTGAAATAACGATAAGTTGCAATTCTCCCTTGACTCAAAACACAACAATTTCATTTTTAGACAAAAATGATAACGAGGTGGGAAAAATTAACCTATTTAGAAATGCGAACCACGAACAACTACATTTTAATATTACTCCAATTCGTATTTTAAGAAGTACTTCTATAGAAATTGATAAAAATATTATAGAAGATAAAATAGACTTAGGTTTTGGCGATGTAAATAAAAATCTAGAAGATGATTTAGAAAATCTTGAAAATTATCTTAATACCAAATCATTAAATCAAGCATTGCTACAATGTAAAATTGGGGAAGTAGTTGATATAATTATAGATGAAGAAAATTGGATTGCAAATGATTTAATAATAACAAATGGAACTGCTTTCAAAGGAGATAATTTACTAACCTATTTTGAAATAGAATTAAAAGAACAACAGCCTATAGCTTTTAAAAATAAAGGAATTTTTATTTTTCTTTGCCCCTTAATAAATGTTGATGATGATGAATCAATAGAAAAGGGTGCACCCGCTTATGCGAATCTAAGAGATATTGACTCAAAAAACTTAGTTATGTTTGAGCCTAATTTAGGAAATAAGGAATCATTTGCTCATGAAATTTCGCACGTTGCAGGATTAGAGCATTCATTTAAGGAAAGAAGAGATCTAACACCTCTTGAAATAATTAAATATAATAAAAGAAAAAATGCAATTGACACAAATTTTGATACAATTATTAAATCAGGAAAGCACACTAAACAAGAAATTGCAGCACTTTGGAAACCATACAGTGTTGAAATGAGAAGGATAAATTCCATGTTATATACTTTAAACCGAAATCAATATAAATTTAAAAAAACAGAAACAGAAAATTTTATGGATTATGCCAATAATAGAAAATCTTTTTGGAAATTTCAATGGAAAGCATTGCAGGATGATATAATCAAATTTTATATAAAATGA
- a CDS encoding sterol desaturase family protein: MTQNKRLKIGEGKISGYISIFLAIICFGTTICAYYPEYLTTADFRALYEPGYVKWAFLIVLTLSFAFALTSFILSKKTKLGFYAIMLIAASIFLANGLPEYQEIDAKRFTIGMDWLLLDILISAVIFIPMELFLPKRLTQTKFHDEWRTDLVYFIISHLLIQVTGVLVQLPAVLAFSNIGLTGFQEIIQGIWFIPQLFLALLVSDLFQYTGHYFFHKIPYLWRFHSIHHSTKDIDWLAGSRTHFVDLIVVRAVSFLPLYVFGFSPAVFTTYIVIVSFQAVLAHSNTRINFGVLRYVFVTPQYHHWHHSDDPKAYDKNFAIHFPFIDMLFGTYYPIGTTWPESTGLGDVKFPKGFARQFAFPFTKNPAENNEIENPSER, from the coding sequence ATGACTCAAAACAAAAGACTAAAAATAGGCGAAGGCAAAATTAGTGGGTACATTTCTATATTTTTAGCTATAATCTGCTTCGGAACCACTATTTGCGCTTACTATCCTGAATATTTAACTACGGCCGATTTTCGCGCGCTTTACGAACCAGGTTATGTAAAGTGGGCTTTTTTAATAGTCCTTACGTTATCTTTTGCTTTTGCATTGACCAGTTTTATTCTCAGCAAAAAAACAAAACTTGGTTTCTATGCGATAATGCTCATCGCTGCCTCTATATTTCTAGCCAATGGATTACCAGAATATCAAGAAATAGATGCAAAACGTTTTACGATTGGTATGGATTGGCTCTTACTCGATATTTTAATTTCCGCAGTAATATTCATTCCAATGGAATTGTTTTTGCCAAAACGATTAACACAAACAAAATTTCATGACGAGTGGAGAACAGATTTAGTCTACTTTATTATAAGTCATTTACTCATTCAGGTAACGGGAGTATTGGTACAGTTACCCGCTGTATTGGCTTTTTCAAACATTGGTTTAACTGGTTTCCAAGAAATTATACAAGGTATATGGTTTATACCTCAACTTTTCTTAGCCTTATTGGTATCCGATTTATTTCAATATACCGGACATTACTTTTTTCATAAAATTCCGTATTTATGGCGTTTTCATTCCATACACCATTCTACCAAAGATATAGATTGGTTAGCGGGTTCTAGAACCCATTTTGTAGATTTAATCGTAGTGCGTGCGGTTTCTTTTTTACCTTTATATGTATTTGGTTTTAGCCCTGCAGTGTTTACTACCTATATTGTAATTGTTTCTTTTCAAGCTGTTTTAGCACATTCTAACACGCGTATAAATTTTGGTGTGTTGCGCTACGTTTTTGTTACGCCACAATACCATCATTGGCATCACTCAGACGACCCTAAAGCATATGATAAAAACTTCGCCATTCATTTTCCGTTTATAGATATGCTATTTGGCACGTATTATCCAATAGGAACAACTTGGCCCGAAAGTACTGGATTAGGCGATGTGAAATTCCCAAAAGGGTTTGCGCGGCAATTTGCGTTCCCCTTTACAAAAAACCCTGCAGAGAATAACGAGATAGAAAACCCTAGCGAACGGTAA